A window of Maioricimonas rarisocia genomic DNA:
CGGGTACGGGATACCGTTTCCCGGGCCTGACCGGTGCCGGCGTCGTCTGTGGTTACCTGCTTGCTGTCTGGACGGCAGGCGACATTGCTGCGGTGCTGCCATGGTTGGGAGTTGGAACCCTGCTGCTCGTGCTTGCGGCGACCTTCCGCGAAGCGGGCCGTCTGGGGTGGAAGCAGCCCGCGCGATTGGCGACGAGTGCCGGGGCCGGGCTGTTCTGCCTGCTGACGGTGGTCGCTCCCCACGGATACGCTCCCGAGGATTCGGCGAAGCTGCTGTTCTCGACTCGGATGTTTCAGGGGTATCACAACGGTGCGGCGCCGGACGAACTGCTTCGTGCCGACGATGGGCGGCTGGTAGCGAGCGTGCGGGACGGCAACAGTCACTGGACGGCGTGGCTGTACCGTGGTACTCGCCTGCAGCTGCGGGAAAACGGCGTGCCACGGGACGTACGGAGTGTCAATCCGGCCATCTGCCCGGATTCTTCGGCGAATCTGACTCCCGCGATCCTTTCGCTCTGCCTGCATCCCCTTCCGGAAGATGTCCTCGTGGTCGGCTTCGGCGATGGCGCGACGCTTGAAGGATGCCTGACATTCCCCGTCCGGCACGTCACATGTGTCGAAGGGGCATCCGGACTGAAGGCAATTCATGAGGCGGCCGTAGCGCCGGCGGTTGGAGTCGATCTTCATGCGGATGATCGACTGCGGATGGTGAACGTCGATCCGCCGCTGGCGATCGCCGCGAGTGATCGGCAGTACGATGTCGTGCTGCTGAACGAGAACCAGAACGCGCTGATCCGCACGGCGGCCCAGTTTACGAGCGAGTACTACGGTCGGGTTGCGTCGCGGCTGAACGAGGGGGGCCTGCTGTGTCAGCGTCTGCAGGTGCTCGACCTTGGTCCGGAGGTGGTGCGGGACGTCGTCAGCACGATGCGGGATGCATTTCCGCAGGTGATGCTCGTAAGCCCTGCTCCCGGCGAAATGCTGCTGCTGGCTTCGCTCTCCTCGGAGCCGATCGTCACCAATGGAATCATCGACCGACTGCAGAGCGAGCACGTGCGGCGCCTGTGCAGTCGGATGGCGTGGGACTGGTCGATCGTGACCGGACTCACCTGCCTGCCGCCGGAAGCGGTGGATGCCTGGCTGGATGCCGAGCCGGGACAGGTCAGCAGCGTCGCGAACGCCCGCCTGGCATGGACGGCACCGGTCGAAGTGATGCGGTGGGCTCCCAAGATGCAGCAGTTGCGATCGGCGCTCGAACTGCGAAGCAGTCCGCTCGTCAACCAGCTTGGCGAAGATGTCGACGTGCAGGCGATCTCGCAGCGTCTGGCCGACATGCGGGAACAGCAGCGGATTCTTGCCCAGCACCCGGACCACTTCTGGGCGTACCGCAAGACGCTCAAGCAGCGGCTGACCGAGCGGCCGCGTGCGAAGATCGTGCAGGTCAAGCATGAAGGACTGAAGCGTACGCTGCACCCGGAAGATCAACGCCGCAAAGCGTACCTCGAAGCACTGGCGGCTGCGGCCGGCACGAAGACGCCGGACATGGAGACGATCCGTGACGTTGTCGACTTTGTGGAGCCGTACGATCCGCTCGTCAGTTTCTTTGTTCACCAGGAAGTGGCCCGACTGTTGAGTCGCATGGAGCCGCGTCCGGTGGCTGCCGAGCTTGAGCACTGGCTGCACAGCGTCTACTACGCCCCTCCGCATGACCGGTCGGTGCGGAACATCACCGAAGCACTCTCGCTGCTGGTCGAATATCCGCAGGCCGTCCCCGACGAACGGGAGCGGTTCGACCTGATTCATGGCCTGCTCGAGACGGTCACCGAGCGGTGGCGGGTGCGAATGCTGCCCGAATCGGGGACGTCCAAATACGAGCC
This region includes:
- a CDS encoding spermidine synthase, with amino-acid sequence MFHRSARILGRFAPSLLRGCEGLLLGAYLQVWGIQIVATFGQSLPVLTASLLVGVAAWTLAGWSLRKTDPGESRTARMISHALLAVWTLGFPYLGETVVSGLSLLSAESLANPWLATAVLLPLMAALVGLPTLLCGSVVTGDTPGQDRIVPLICGAAGSLFLLPITLQPWLGTAVVSWIACGGGLALAATLFLRRSVVADVAPDAGTEPESTSVAGADGTTVGFALTASLGCGLAIAAATRLTQQLLMGSAYLAGAELAGLLAGLALSGVISRRIVARNGSPAIAAALLATGCLLLLDVLFGGLIRASLWISAEVSSLPLLLLLRAGLAALIVLPLGIATGLLAPIRKSAGTGYRFPGLTGAGVVCGYLLAVWTAGDIAAVLPWLGVGTLLLVLAATFREAGRLGWKQPARLATSAGAGLFCLLTVVAPHGYAPEDSAKLLFSTRMFQGYHNGAAPDELLRADDGRLVASVRDGNSHWTAWLYRGTRLQLRENGVPRDVRSVNPAICPDSSANLTPAILSLCLHPLPEDVLVVGFGDGATLEGCLTFPVRHVTCVEGASGLKAIHEAAVAPAVGVDLHADDRLRMVNVDPPLAIAASDRQYDVVLLNENQNALIRTAAQFTSEYYGRVASRLNEGGLLCQRLQVLDLGPEVVRDVVSTMRDAFPQVMLVSPAPGEMLLLASLSSEPIVTNGIIDRLQSEHVRRLCSRMAWDWSIVTGLTCLPPEAVDAWLDAEPGQVSSVANARLAWTAPVEVMRWAPKMQQLRSALELRSSPLVNQLGEDVDVQAISQRLADMREQQRILAQHPDHFWAYRKTLKQRLTERPRAKIVQVKHEGLKRTLHPEDQRRKAYLEALAAAAGTKTPDMETIRDVVDFVEPYDPLVSFFVHQEVARLLSRMEPRPVAAELEHWLHSVYYAPPHDRSVRNITEALSLLVEYPQAVPDERERFDLIHGLLETVTERWRVRMLPESGTSKYEPVDASRTLETAREALAVLDAHVEADAAHYPDWEIRRRIIERELIGPVRTYQVKAARKLAVAERKKKEEERAAQPRSVTLPGQPINVTR